A single genomic interval of Musa acuminata AAA Group cultivar baxijiao chromosome BXJ3-4, Cavendish_Baxijiao_AAA, whole genome shotgun sequence harbors:
- the LOC103982481 gene encoding non-specific lipid transfer protein GPI-anchored 13-like isoform X1, translating into MATFSFSSRLPFLLVLLLCCASFGSSDFAQDKANCQDTLVSLATCLTYVEGQAKAPTPDCCDGLSKILSKNRTCLCVLIKDRNEPGLGITFNATLAMNLPTVCHASSNISECPELLHLPPHSKEAQIFEQFGKANQGNASSGHVIRMCCFHAAPDGSLATPATSSSTTSSGHRINGGRCSRYVEGTKWLGLVVGGVWVTPLLLVATLV; encoded by the exons ATGGCaactttctccttctcctccagaTTGCCTTTCCTTCTTGTACTGCTACTCTGCTGCGCCAGCTTCGGCAGCTCGGACTTCGCCCAGGACAAGGCGAATTGCCAGGACACGCTCGTCAGCCTCGCCACCTGCCTCACCTACGTCGAGGGCCAAGCAAAGGCGCCAACTCCGGACTGCTGCGACGGCCTCAGCAAGATCCTCTCCAAGAACCGGACGTGTCTCTGCGTCCTCATCAAGGACCGCAACGAGCCCGGCCTCGGGATCACGTTCAACGCCACCCTCGCCATGAATCTGCCCACCGTATGCCATGCATCTTCCAACATCTCCGAGTGCCCCG AGCTTCTTCACCTACCGCCACACTCGAAGGAAGCTCAGATCTTCGAGCAGTTTGGGAAGGCAAACCAAGGAAATGCAAGCAGCGGCCATG TGATACGCATGTGCTGCTTCCATGCAGCACCAGATGGCTCACTGGCGACGCCGGCCacatcctcctccaccaccagcaGTGGCCATAGAATTAATGGTGGAAGATGCAGTAGGTATGTTGAGGGCACAAAGTGGTTGGGGTTGGTGGTGGGTGGCGTTTGGGTGACCCCTCTCCTCCTCGTTGCCACCCTGGTCTAG
- the LOC103982481 gene encoding non-specific lipid transfer protein GPI-anchored 14-like isoform X2 yields MATFSFSSRLPFLLVLLLCCASFGSSDFAQDKANCQDTLVSLATCLTYVEGQAKAPTPDCCDGLSKILSKNRTCLCVLIKDRNEPGLGITFNATLAMNLPTVCHASSNISECPELLHLPPHSKEAQIFEQFGKANQGNASSGHAPDGSLATPATSSSTTSSGHRINGGRCSRYVEGTKWLGLVVGGVWVTPLLLVATLV; encoded by the exons ATGGCaactttctccttctcctccagaTTGCCTTTCCTTCTTGTACTGCTACTCTGCTGCGCCAGCTTCGGCAGCTCGGACTTCGCCCAGGACAAGGCGAATTGCCAGGACACGCTCGTCAGCCTCGCCACCTGCCTCACCTACGTCGAGGGCCAAGCAAAGGCGCCAACTCCGGACTGCTGCGACGGCCTCAGCAAGATCCTCTCCAAGAACCGGACGTGTCTCTGCGTCCTCATCAAGGACCGCAACGAGCCCGGCCTCGGGATCACGTTCAACGCCACCCTCGCCATGAATCTGCCCACCGTATGCCATGCATCTTCCAACATCTCCGAGTGCCCCG AGCTTCTTCACCTACCGCCACACTCGAAGGAAGCTCAGATCTTCGAGCAGTTTGGGAAGGCAAACCAAGGAAATGCAAGCAGCGGCCATG CACCAGATGGCTCACTGGCGACGCCGGCCacatcctcctccaccaccagcaGTGGCCATAGAATTAATGGTGGAAGATGCAGTAGGTATGTTGAGGGCACAAAGTGGTTGGGGTTGGTGGTGGGTGGCGTTTGGGTGACCCCTCTCCTCCTCGTTGCCACCCTGGTCTAG
- the LOC103982479 gene encoding uncharacterized protein LOC103982479 isoform X2, translating into MGSCVSRPGGCVGGRRRSPGGTRRRRRTTIRRRASTRRTMERIDEADPVIQAGSIEEAWFDTFSVVESDEEDFQSVQDGNLAVITSPSSSKDDNLGVVNPNASSISSFDQKQNGRKLWDQASVNLENTVIASVSHEDVSVTSADENAGQGDDGILDSCGILQNNCLPFLVVTTSTVEKRKALSSSPPNSAKKASLKLSFKRKSGEAHATSTLFSAKAFLEKPLAGSQVPFCLLEKKMLDSWSHIEPSIFRVRGGHYFRDKKKDFAPNYPAYCPFGVDVYLCQQKINHITRFVELPVLNPSSKFPPILVVNIQVPLYPATIFQSENDGEGLCFVLYFRLSEGYTKELPSHFLENIRRLIDDEVERVRGFPMDTLVPFRERLKILGHVANMEDLPLSSAERKLMHAYNEKPVLSRPQHDFYLGKNYFEIDLDMHRFSYISRKGFETFLDRLKLCVLDFGLTIQGNKPEELPEHILCCVRLNGIDYSNYLQLSVH; encoded by the exons ATGGGGTCGTGCGTCTCGAGGCCGGGTGGTTGCGTGGGAGGGCGGCGGAGATCGCCGGGAGGgacgcggcggcggcggaggacgaCGATCAGGCGGCGGGCGTCGACGCGGAGGACGATGGAGAGGATCGACGAAGCCGATCCCGTGATTCAAG CCGGGAGCATCGAGGAAGCATGGTTTGACACTTTCTCTGTGGTAGAATCAGATGAAGAGGATTTCCAGAGCGTTCAGGATG GCAATCTTGCAGTCATAACGAGCCCTTCGTCTTCTAAAGATGACAATCTTGGAGTCGTCAACCCAAATGCTTCATCCATCTCTTCTTTTGACCAAAAGCAGAATGGACGAAAATTATGGGATCAGGCTTCGGTGAACTTGGAGAATACTGTGATAGCCTCTGTGAGTCATGAGGATGTGTCAGTCACTTCTGCGGACGAAAATGCTGGTCAGGGTGATGACGGGATATTGGACAGTTGTGGTATTCTGCAAAACAATTGTTTGCCTTTCCTTGTCGTCACAACATCCACAGTTGAAAAGCGAAAAGCCCTAAGCTCCAGTCCACCAAACTCGGCCAAAAAGGCTTCTTTGAAGCTTTCTTTCAAGCGGAAGTCAGGGGAAGCACATGCTACATCAACATTAT TTTCTGCAAAGGCCTTCCTTGAAAAGCCACTAGCAGGATCTCAGGTCCCGTTCTGCTTGCTAGAGAAGAAAATGCTTGATAGCTGGTCACACATTGAGCCCAGTATATTCAGAGTTCGGGGTGGGCATTACTTTAG GGATAAGAAGAAAGATTTTGCTCCAAATTATCCAGCATATTGTCCATTTGGTGTTGATGTCTACCTATGCCAGCAGAAAATTAATCACATCACTCGATTTGTGGAACTTCCTGTTTTAAATCCATCAAGCAAGTTCCCACCTATTCTTGTAGTTAACATTCAG GTTCCACTCTATCCTGCTACTATTTTTCAGAGTGAAAATGATGGTGAAGGATTGTGCTTCGTCTTATATTTTAGGCTGTCTGAAGGCTACACGAAGGAACTTCCATCTCATTTCTTGGAGAATATTAGA AGGCTAATTGATGATGAGGTAGAAAGGGTCAGAGGTTTTCCTATGGATACACTGGTTCCCTTTCGAGAAAGGTTAAAAATACTTGGTCATGTTGCAAATATGGAGGATCTTCCTTTAAGCAGTGCTGAGAGGAAGCTTATGCATGCATAcaatgagaagccagttctctctcGTCCTCAGCATGATTTCTACCTG GGTAAAAATTACTTTGAGATTGATCTGGACATGCATAGATTTAGTTACATATCCAGAAAAGGATTTGAAACATTTCTTGACAGGCTGAAGCTGTGTGTATTGGATTTTGGCCTAACGATACAG GGAAACAAACCTGAAGAACTACCAGAACATATATTATGCTGTGTGCGGTTAAATGGGATTGACTATTCCAATTACCTTCAACTTTCAGTTCATTGA
- the LOC103982479 gene encoding uncharacterized protein LOC103982479 isoform X1, with amino-acid sequence MGSCVSRPGGCVGGRRRSPGGTRRRRRTTIRRRASTRRTMERIDEADPVIQAMASAGSIEEAWFDTFSVVESDEEDFQSVQDGNLAVITSPSSSKDDNLGVVNPNASSISSFDQKQNGRKLWDQASVNLENTVIASVSHEDVSVTSADENAGQGDDGILDSCGILQNNCLPFLVVTTSTVEKRKALSSSPPNSAKKASLKLSFKRKSGEAHATSTLFSAKAFLEKPLAGSQVPFCLLEKKMLDSWSHIEPSIFRVRGGHYFRDKKKDFAPNYPAYCPFGVDVYLCQQKINHITRFVELPVLNPSSKFPPILVVNIQVPLYPATIFQSENDGEGLCFVLYFRLSEGYTKELPSHFLENIRRLIDDEVERVRGFPMDTLVPFRERLKILGHVANMEDLPLSSAERKLMHAYNEKPVLSRPQHDFYLGKNYFEIDLDMHRFSYISRKGFETFLDRLKLCVLDFGLTIQGNKPEELPEHILCCVRLNGIDYSNYLQLSVH; translated from the exons ATGGGGTCGTGCGTCTCGAGGCCGGGTGGTTGCGTGGGAGGGCGGCGGAGATCGCCGGGAGGgacgcggcggcggcggaggacgaCGATCAGGCGGCGGGCGTCGACGCGGAGGACGATGGAGAGGATCGACGAAGCCGATCCCGTGATTCAAG CTATGGCATCAGCCGGGAGCATCGAGGAAGCATGGTTTGACACTTTCTCTGTGGTAGAATCAGATGAAGAGGATTTCCAGAGCGTTCAGGATG GCAATCTTGCAGTCATAACGAGCCCTTCGTCTTCTAAAGATGACAATCTTGGAGTCGTCAACCCAAATGCTTCATCCATCTCTTCTTTTGACCAAAAGCAGAATGGACGAAAATTATGGGATCAGGCTTCGGTGAACTTGGAGAATACTGTGATAGCCTCTGTGAGTCATGAGGATGTGTCAGTCACTTCTGCGGACGAAAATGCTGGTCAGGGTGATGACGGGATATTGGACAGTTGTGGTATTCTGCAAAACAATTGTTTGCCTTTCCTTGTCGTCACAACATCCACAGTTGAAAAGCGAAAAGCCCTAAGCTCCAGTCCACCAAACTCGGCCAAAAAGGCTTCTTTGAAGCTTTCTTTCAAGCGGAAGTCAGGGGAAGCACATGCTACATCAACATTAT TTTCTGCAAAGGCCTTCCTTGAAAAGCCACTAGCAGGATCTCAGGTCCCGTTCTGCTTGCTAGAGAAGAAAATGCTTGATAGCTGGTCACACATTGAGCCCAGTATATTCAGAGTTCGGGGTGGGCATTACTTTAG GGATAAGAAGAAAGATTTTGCTCCAAATTATCCAGCATATTGTCCATTTGGTGTTGATGTCTACCTATGCCAGCAGAAAATTAATCACATCACTCGATTTGTGGAACTTCCTGTTTTAAATCCATCAAGCAAGTTCCCACCTATTCTTGTAGTTAACATTCAG GTTCCACTCTATCCTGCTACTATTTTTCAGAGTGAAAATGATGGTGAAGGATTGTGCTTCGTCTTATATTTTAGGCTGTCTGAAGGCTACACGAAGGAACTTCCATCTCATTTCTTGGAGAATATTAGA AGGCTAATTGATGATGAGGTAGAAAGGGTCAGAGGTTTTCCTATGGATACACTGGTTCCCTTTCGAGAAAGGTTAAAAATACTTGGTCATGTTGCAAATATGGAGGATCTTCCTTTAAGCAGTGCTGAGAGGAAGCTTATGCATGCATAcaatgagaagccagttctctctcGTCCTCAGCATGATTTCTACCTG GGTAAAAATTACTTTGAGATTGATCTGGACATGCATAGATTTAGTTACATATCCAGAAAAGGATTTGAAACATTTCTTGACAGGCTGAAGCTGTGTGTATTGGATTTTGGCCTAACGATACAG GGAAACAAACCTGAAGAACTACCAGAACATATATTATGCTGTGTGCGGTTAAATGGGATTGACTATTCCAATTACCTTCAACTTTCAGTTCATTGA